ACGGCGCTTCATACCACCAGACAATTCACGAGAGCGCGCATTGCGCTTTTCCCATAAATCTAATTCAGTTAAGTATTTTTCAGCGCGTTCAAGCGCCAATTTTCGTGTCACACCATAATACCCCGCTTGATTCATCACCACCTGTAAAACGGTTTCAAACTGGTTAAAGTTAAACTCTTGGGGTACCAAACCGATCTGCTGTTTAGCTTTTACTAACTCTGTTTCGAGATTGTGGCCAAATACTTCTACTTCACCGTCAGTTTTATTAACCAGCGATGAAATGATGCCAATAGTCGTTGATTTTCCCGCGCCATTTGGCCCTAGCAAGGCATAAAAATCCCCCTGCTCTACCGTTAAATCAATACCTTTTAGCGCCTGCACACCACCGCGATAGGTTTTAGTGAGGCCTTTTATTCGTAATGCGCTCATGAATGTCCTGTTGAGGTACTCTAATTGAGAAGCCCTATTATTTATGAAATAGGGATTGAAATTTGGCGACATTATACGTGAAAGCAACAGTAAATGATCAGGTAAAAATCACAAAGGCACTAACAAAGAGCGCAAAGGGTTTTATGACATTTTTATTACAATCGTAGAAAAGTCGATGTGAAACATTTTTTTTCTGTCATCATTTGTCTAAAATAAAGCTCTTGGATTGAAGTCGCGTCTTAAAATGACGAGCATTGGAGCAATATTGAATGAAATTAATCTACGTGTTTGTATTGATTAGCAGTCTTTTCATTCAATCGAGTTTTGCCTTCACTTCCTCACCAAATCATATCATTGCAAGTAAGGTTCAATCGCCAGCTATTCCCCAAAAGATCGTGCTTGGGCAAATCAAAACCAGTGAAATTCAACAACACGTATTTAATTTTCTGTCACCGATTTATCGAGAATTAGGCATCGAGTTATCAGTAACCAGCTTACCGTCAAAGCGCTCATTAACCTTTAGTAATCAAGGCCAACTAGACGGTGAACTGTTACGTGTGGAAGGAATAGAAGAAAATTACGACAATTTAATCCCCATTCCAATAACCCTGTATCAAATGTCAGCCTACGCTTACACCATTGAGGGCAAAACTGACTTTAAACACCCGGCAGATATCTTGCGGTTTACGGTAGGCATGCATCGCGGAGTGCAATGGGAAGAGAAATTTGTCAGTCAGTTTCCCCGTTATGTGTCACGCGTTGGCGGCACAGAAAAGAAATTCAAACTACTAACATTAGGACGAGTGGATTATGTGATTAGTACCGAGGAACGGGCTAATGAAATAATCGCCAAGCATTTTAAAGATACAAAAATAAAACGCGTATCTCCGATGCTGAAACATATCAACTTGATACATTACCTACACAAGAAACACGCGCATTTAATTCCACAAATTACCGCGGCTATCGAAAAGCGGTCAATGGCGCTGCCATTAACCCACCAGCATCACTAGTCTTCTAATGGAATAACCTTGGCAACGTGTGGTAAGTTACGGTATTTTTCAGCGTAATCAATACCATAACCAACCACGAATTCATCAGGAATGCTAAAGCCAATCCAATCGACGTCTACTTCAACTTCACGGCGTGATGGCTTATCAAGTAAAGTACATAAAGTTAGTGATTTAGGCTCACGAAGCGTTAAAATTTCCACGACCTTAGACAGCGTGTTACCCGTATCAATAATATCTTCAACGATAATAACGTCACGGCCTTTAATGCTTTCAGTCAAATCTTTTAAGATCTTCACATCACGCGTACTTTCCATGCTAGAGCCATAGCTCGACACCGTCATGAAATCCATTGATAACGGTAAATCAACAGCACGACTCAAGTCAGCTAAAAACACCACTGAACCGCGTAATAAGGCTACCATTAATAGGTTTTCAGAATCTTTATAGTGAGCTTCGATTTGCTTGCCAAGCTGTGCAACTTTATCAGCAATTTCTTCTTTAGAGATCATCACTTCGGTAGTGTGTTTAATCATCATGGTTCCTAGGGAGTTTTAGACAAGGCGATCCTAGCTATTAACGTCTGACAACGCTAATAGCCAACACACAGTTGTGATCGTGATCACACTCTATTTTTCGTGCATCCACGGCAATACTAATGTCTGCTCGATATTAAGATGATCGAGAATGCGCGCCACCATAAAATCGATAATCTCTTCTAGTGTCTGCGGCTTATGATAGAAACCGGGAGCAAGTGGCATCAAGGTAACGCCAAGGCGGGATAAGCTCACCATGTTTTCTAAATGCAATGTCGATAGTGGGCTTTCGCGCCAAGCAATCAACAGCTGACCACGCTCTTTCATTACCACATCGGCGGCACGTTCAATTAAATTATTGCTCGCACCGTGGCTAATCGCCGACAGCGTCCCCATCGAACACGGGCAAATCACCATTTGTTTTGGCGATGATGAACCTGACGCTGGCGCGCTAAACCAATCGCTTTTTTCAAGCAACTGTATTTGTGAATCTTTGGCAGCAAAATGCTGATTTAAAAAGTCTTGCGCTGCTTTATGCTCTTGTGGAATGGCTAAGTCTGCTTCGGTAGCCAACACAATTTTCGCCGCATCAGACAATAATAAATACACCTGACTATTGGCTGCTAACAACTGCTGCAGCAAGCGCAAACCATAAGGCGCGCCCGATGCACCTG
This DNA window, taken from Psychrobium sp. MM17-31, encodes the following:
- the hpt gene encoding hypoxanthine phosphoribosyltransferase, with the translated sequence MIKHTTEVMISKEEIADKVAQLGKQIEAHYKDSENLLMVALLRGSVVFLADLSRAVDLPLSMDFMTVSSYGSSMESTRDVKILKDLTESIKGRDVIIVEDIIDTGNTLSKVVEILTLREPKSLTLCTLLDKPSRREVEVDVDWIGFSIPDEFVVGYGIDYAEKYRNLPHVAKVIPLED
- a CDS encoding flavin prenyltransferase UbiX; amino-acid sequence: MANFDRRITLALTGASGAPYGLRLLQQLLAANSQVYLLLSDAAKIVLATEADLAIPQEHKAAQDFLNQHFAAKDSQIQLLEKSDWFSAPASGSSSPKQMVICPCSMGTLSAISHGASNNLIERAADVVMKERGQLLIAWRESPLSTLHLENMVSLSRLGVTLMPLAPGFYHKPQTLEEIIDFMVARILDHLNIEQTLVLPWMHEK